ACGGCCATTATCACATTTCTTTTAACCATCTCAGTGTGAAGCATATATGCCATAACCAGAAAAGTAATTTTAGAGGCTAATATTTCCTTTCTAGAATTTAGGGGACTTAATATAAAAGATTTAACTTCTCtctgttttggtttgttgttttgtCAGAATGGggtatttttgtttaaagttcTTGAATTATTGAATTTGATATCACCTGTTTAGGTAGTTGCATTAACAGCTAAATTAAAATACGTATACCATTGCGAGTAGGCCCGAATTACACAATATAGAAATTAAATCATCTGAAAGAGCTGAGAACTTTTCATGGACATCTTGAAAGTACATtactctccccatcccacccctgccACACACTCCAGAGTCTAATCCTATGTCTGAATTGTGGTGTGGATGAGGTATGTAGCTAATGGGAAATGATAAATGTGGAAGGTGAATTGAATGGAGAAGCTGCTAAATGCATTTCCTCAGATTTGGATGCTTTGCTGATTTCTTAATGGAAAGTTTACTTTTCCCAGTCGAGCCTTAGAGGAGTATTATTTTAACCAGGTAACTTAGACAAGGAAGTTTTCTTCCTgtgaatttttgctttttaaatttggtagGTACCATTCTTTGTGAGTTACCTCATCCGCTGTCTCAAATACAACATCTCTAAGGGAATGCCCACTCTCTCCTTGGACTAGAATGTTTTAGTATCACATGATGATTTAAATCAGTGGGCCATGAACTGAGGCTCAGCAATCTTTGCTCAAAtgggattttctctttatttttaaacagaggaaGTGATGCAGATGGACCCAGGGGACTTATGGGAAGGTTTTTCAGCTCCTATGAAGTCATTTACTATGACATCAGCAGCTTGTGTTCTTAGAAACACACCAAAAACTTAAGCAGGTGATTTCAATCAAGTCAGCTGGAATGCACTCATTCCCAGGTGATCAGCTGCTAGGAACACACATTCTCTTTCTTAGATGTAGTTCTGTAAAGATCATTTTTGGATGGGTTGTTTAAAAGTATTTAGAACAGTTGACCCAAGGAGGTCAACTGACATAAGGAGTCAACTGTCATTTCCAGAGAATGATATAAGTATTCCATGCTCTCCAGTGTATAAATATTATGGGGTGAAATGATAATACCTTGTATGTGGGTAGTACTTAGACTTTCTCAAGTTCTTCCAATGTTTTGAGATAACCTAACTTGCATGTTAGAGAAGTATTTTTGCTGCTTCTTCCGACATATTGGAATATTATAGTCTGTAATAATTTCTAGACATTTTAGATTGTCCCTTTTCTCCTACAGATTTTTTCATTCTTAGCAATGGTCTTTATGGGGTCACTCATTCAGGAGATACTTagctaaatattttactttaatttgaaTGTCAAGATGAAGATACCTCTTAAAAATTAGAAGTATGTATTCTGTTTCATAGCATATCACATTTGTAAAGTGGCTTCTGattgtttttgaagaaaaataactgacaaaatgagataatgtttggctttaaatatgtttattttctaagcTTACTGCTCATTAATGTTTAGTTTCTTTATTAATTCTTCTCCATGAGCACTCACTTGGGAAGTGGAAGCCCCCTGTTAGtatgtgaatgtatgtgtgtgtgtgtgtgtgtacacatatgtacatatatccatgAATAATGCacccatacatacatacactatagTATTTTATGACTGGAtgatagtttatttttaagaataaggtAATATTGAGAAGTGACCTCCAAATAGATCCCTTGCACTAGACTTTCAAAAACTTTTCCAACTTCATGGCTTGGCTTCTGTGCTTTTCATTCCTGGACCTTACAGTCTATGTCCTAAGGTCCTGTATGTAGTAGAGATAGTAGAAGGTTAAACTGGTGGATATGCTTATTCATCCTTTGGTACATCCATGAATTAGAGTTCCAGATGTAATTCTACCAGCCTGCATTAGAGAATTTGTGACGTTAATTAGCCACACTTGAACCTTAAAAATATCCCCAAACATGCATGACTTTGTTAATTTCTATGGAGCCAACCTACACTTGACAGCCACATGTGGttaattttaactaattaaaattaaataaaatgtaaaatgaagttCTTCAGTCATACTAGCCAcattttttaacgtctttattggagtataattactttacaatagtgtgttagtttctgctttataacaaagtgaatcagctatacatacacatatatccccatatcccctccctcttgtgtctccctcccaccctccctatcccacccctctaggtggtcacaaagcaccgagctgatctccctgtgctatgcgNNNNNNNNNNNNNNNNNNNNNNNNNNNNNNNNNNNNNNNNNNNNNNNNNNNNNNNNNNNNNNNNNNNNNNNNNNNNNNNNNNNNNNNNNNNNNNNNNNNNNNNNNNNNNNNNNNNNNNNNNNNNNNNNNNNNNNNNNNNNNNNNNNNNNNNNNNNNNNNNNNNNNNNNNNNNNNNNNNNNNNNNNNNNNNNNNNNNNNNNNNNNNNNNNNNNNNNNNNNNNgatggacacttaggttgcttccatgtcctggctattgtaaatagagctgcagtgaacatgatggtacatgactctttttgaattatggttttctcaggttatatgcccagtagtgggattgctgggtcatatgggagttctatttttagttttttaaggaacctccacactgttctccatagtggctcatactagccacattttaaatgcTCATTAGCTGCATGTGGCtactggctaccatattggatggcccagaacattttcatcatcacagaacATTCCACTGGACAGCACTGGACTATACTGACCTTGAAAGTCACTCTGCTAACACTATAGGGAATTGTTTGGTTTTGAAATGTCTCTTTGGCGTTCTTTACAGAGTGGTGAAGTAGAGTAAACCAAATAATAGAGTGTATATCCAAAtctctttgcatttccattttcttttctgtacatCTCTACATTAAATTCTTCCAGCTCTGCTATTCAATGGTTCCATCATCCAGTACTTTGGCATTATTATGTAAGTGAGGGTTATACTAGAAATGAGCATCTCTGCTGCTACTTGTATGTCAGATTATCTCCcctttttataacagctttattgagatataattcatataccataaaattcacccttttattgtgtttttatggtagttttttatgtatttaaaaaattgtgcaaccatcactagtATCTAAATTCAGAACatcttcatcaccccaaaaagaaactttatacccgttagcagtcactcccttttccccctccccccaccccctggcaaccacttatctactttttttttctatggaTTTTCtgattctggatatttcatataaatagagtcATGTAATatggggccttttgtgtctggcttctttctcttagcataatgttttcaaggttcatccatgttgtatcatgtaTCATTATACTTCATATTCCTTTCTAGctcaagtaatattccattctagggatatacattttgtttatccagtcatcagttgatggatatttgggttgtttctactttttagctattataaatattgctTCTATAAAGATTCAAGTATAAGCTTTTGTGTGACTATATGGTTTcagttctcttgagtatataccttggagtggaactgctgggtcacatggcagTTCTATGTTTAATATGTTAAAGAACTGCCTGCTTACCAAGGTGACTACCATCTTCCATTCCCCCCAACaacgtatgagagttccagtttcacCCCATCTtcacaacacttgttattgtcttttttaatatagccatcctagtggttaTGAAGTGGTATTTCGTTGTgatttggatttgcattttcctaataactagtgatactgagcatcttttcatgtgcttattagccatttgtatatcttctttaaagaaataccTGATCAAGTCCTTtacctgttttaaatttttttctctttctgttgagTTGTtaagagttccttatatagtTATTATGCTTGTATATCAGGtatataaggttttttttttatcagatacAGGACTTGGaagtatttcctcccattctgtagatcGTCTTCACTTTTTTTGAGGGTGTCCTTGGAAACATAaaaggtttaatttttatttatttatttattttatttatttttggctgcattgggtctttgttgctgcatgcgggcttttctctagttgcagcgagtggggactactcttcgttgtggtgcccgggcttatggctgtggcttctcttgttgcggagcatgggctctaggcgcacgggcttcagtagttgtgtcacgtggcctcagtagttgtggctcgcgggctctagagcgcaggctcagtagttgtggtgcacgggtttagttgctccgcggcatgtgggatcttcctggaccagggcttgaacccatgttccctgcactggcaggcggattcttaaccactgcaccaccagagaagcccaaaaggtttaattttttattgaagtgtagttgatgtacaatatcgTATAAGTTACAGATGTttaatacagtgattcacaatttttaaaggttatattctgTTTGTAGTTACTTTATGAGATTGGCTATATtgcctgtgttgtacaatatatccttatagcttattttatacataatagtttgtacctcttaaaggTTTAATTTTTACAACATCCCATGTAttcgtttttttaatttatgtttttgatgGTCACAGGTAAAAAGTATTGCCTCACACAAGACCACAAAGGTTTAGTCTTAAATTTCTTCTAAGAGATTAAAACGTTATATTTTAAGCTTTTATGTCTAGGTTTATGATCCATattgagttactttttgtgtatgatgtgatgTAAGgagtccaactttattcttatGCAGTGGACATTCAGTTGTCTGTGCCATTTGTTATAAAGACTGTTATTTACCTGTTgcattgtcttggcacccttggttaaaaatcaattgacttgggcttccctggtggcgcagtggttgcgcgtccgcctgccgatgcaggggaaccggtttcgcgccccggtatgggaagatcccacatgccgcagagcggctgggcccgtgagccatggctgctgagcctgcgcgtccggagcctgtgccccgcaacgggagaggccacaacagaggaaggcccgcataccacaaaaaaaaaaaaaaaaaaaaaaaaaatcaattgactatacgtgtaaaggtttatttctgaactctaaaTTCTATTCTATTAATCATTAAGTCTGTCCTTATGTCAGTACCATGCAGTattaactgtagctttgtagtaaatttgaaattgggaagagtcctccaactctttttttttttccagcattgcATTGGTTATTTCTTgatcccttgcatttccatgtgaattttagaatcagctggtcagtttctgttttaaaaaaaaaggcagctggaattttgataggggttaCACTGACTgtgtagatcaatttgaggagtaCTGCCATCTTATTAATATTAAGTCttttgatccatgaacatgggatgatttttccctttatttaggtcttttttttccaatggtgtttcatagttttcagtgtcTGTGTCTCATccttgttttattaaatttattcctaagtgtttattctttttgtaattgTAGTGTATTTGTAATTGGAGTCTATTACGGAATTTTTCCTTAACTTCATTTTCAGATTGCACATTGCAAGTATAGAAAGATACAATTCACTTCTGTACATTGACCTACTATGTAAGCCTTAGCTGTACTTGTTTATTAGCTCTTgcagtttgtgtgtgtatgtgtggtttcTTCAGCCCCCGTTTCTAACTCAATCTTTGCTATAGGTGATTTGAGAAAACTTATATGTACTATGActtaaaaggaaactttttttcttcattttctaggaGTTGTAGCTGTAGGGTACATCAATGAAGCCATTGATGAAGGGGATCCTTTGAAAACCTTAGATAGTCTGCTGTTACCCACTGCTAGGATTAAAGATGTGGACCCAGACTCTGCCCAGCACTACCAGGATGTTTTATACCAGGCTAAAGCACAGAAATTCGTGGTAAGTCTTAGTGggtgtgtttcttttaaatttacagaCCAGGTTGGGGacagaggggaaagagggaggattatttttacccatttttcctAAAGCTCATAATTTGCTTATCTATGTATGGATCAGATTACAAGTTAATAGGGCTGTTATTTTCCTGGTGTCAAACATGAGGGGGAAACTAGCTCCAGAGCTGCTGACTGCTTCTACTCTTTCACTAAAAATGCACTTGTGGGTGAGTTCTTGTTCACAGTCCAAGTTATTGGATATTTACCGAGCACACACTGTATTCATGGTGCAGTATATGGCATCTGGTAAGGGAAAGGGGGATCTGAGGAACACGATACCATTTGAATGTTCTGTCCTTATCCTCAAGATGCTTAGAAAGTTACTAAGACAGTGGGCATTCTCATATAGAATAGTTAAATAGCAGTAGAGGTGGGTATGTGGCCAGATGTCAAAACGAGGAATGCCCAGAGTGATTCAGAGATGGTTGGGATTTCTGTGAACTGGAGCCCTAAGGTAGGTTGGTGTGGAGATAGAACAAGCGCTGCTCCTGAAGGATAAGGAAGAGTTGGTTTGGTGAGTGGGAAGCAGGATAATGCAGGCAGGTAATGGCAGGGCTAGATGGGTACCAGCTTGGTTTGTTCTAGGCACAGGAGGAAACTGACCTGGCCAGGTCCCACTGAAGAGCAGAGGGCTTTATCTGGCGTCAGAGCTTGTACTGTTGTTGTGAGACATCCCACAGATACTAGCCACTGTTGGAAGAACTGAATGGAGAGGAAGACCTGTCACCTGATGCTACCTGGGACGTAACGACTTGTGGCTTGAATGCCAGGCCAGTGACTGGGAGAATGAGACTCAAACGTGACCTCATGTCCCCAAACCCCTGGGGAGGAGAGTGGACCCTGTCAGCAAGGAGGACTGGGCCGCCCCCTGCTGTTTCCACTGATGTAGCTGTGGCTGTAGCACGTGACACAGCATTGAAAGCTAAAGGTATTAGCTTTGGAGACAGGCACCATTCAAATCTCGGCTTTGCCACAAATTAGGTAGAGATTTTAGTCAGTCACCAAGTCTCTGGTGCTTCGGTTTTCgcatgtgtaaaatgagaataatagtacctaccttataggATTACGGTGAGGCTTAAATGAttacataatataataaatgagtaatatatatttatatttttacatattagcATATAATTACATTGAttatagtgtgtgtatgtataagtgTAGAGCATTTGACATGGAGCATGTCACCCCAAAAAAGTGCTGAAATAATGTAGCTAGTATTTTTGTGGGCACTTCTGGCTGCCACACAGGTCCGTGGGTGGTGAGTGATGTCTTTGTCACAAGGTCTTTACTCGACACAGGTTTACTTTACTCTGTTCACAAGTTGGGATCTTCTCGGTGCAAGAtagagacagacctgggtttctCTCTGCCAACAGCCACATGGGTGTTTGTCGTTAAAGTGAAACTAACTCCACAAACCTTTTATAGGCAAGCAGTGGAGGTCCCCTCCTGAGCATCCCAATCTAAGGGCTCTAGGTGAAGACGGAATTCCACAGCACCTCTCCAGGGCACTCAGAAGACTTGCTGGGGTCCATGCTGTGCCTCCTCTCTGTTGGGCATCCTTCCTAAGTGTGAAAGAAGTTTTTTAATAGTGTAATTAGAAGAGGGAATATGAGCATAGGGACCTGAGTTAGAGCTCAGGCATTAAACCACTTTTGGCCTATAAAATTAGGAGCGTGAACTACATTGCCAGTACTTAAGGGATTGAAAACATTGCAGTAAGCAATGAGTCTGGTTTGGTTAAGTTGCCAATTTTAAACacacttctctttctctgcctattAATTTTGAAACTTTGTTTTCGCAGCCCATTCTCTTTCcctggaaaaaaatctgattctGTTATTTGGTGGGGTCTCTATTTGCTTTTTAACCTCTGCTGTTGTGATACCTGgaaattttcagttgtttttatgAGGCTGTTTCTGTGCTTTGCTTTCCAAAGGTCTAGCCTtggaaaataatagaagaaaattacaTTATTGGTATTTTCAATATAAAGTAAAGCTTGTGCCAGAGTATACAGCCATTAAAAGTcacgatggggcttccctggtggcgcagtggttgcgagtccacctgccgatgcaggggacacgggttcctgccccggtccgggaagatcccacatgccgcagagcggctgggcccgtgagccatggccgctgagcctgcgcatccggagcctgtgctccacaacgggagaggccacaacagtgagaggcccgcgtacaacaacaacaacaacaaaaaaagtcacGATGGATAACATCTTAATAGAATGCTCAGTTTTATCAAAAATTGAGGACAGTGGTGTAAGTTGGTGAGaattcttggtccttgttaacaGTATTTCAAGTATAACCTTGTGTAGGCACCAAATTCCTTCCATCTCTTGAGAGGAAAGGCTGAGTAGTGGGCATGTTGGCGTACACTTAACAGAGAACACACTTTCTAGGTGTATTCACTAGAGGCAGTGAATTGTcagctatttttagtttatttttttatttttaacatcttttttggagtataattgctttacgatggtgtgttagtttctgctgtataacaaagtgtcctcaagtccattctctacatgtgacctatttttaaattgaaggctTTGCTTTAGAATTTTGGAAGGTATATGAATTATACACCCCCAAAGTTCTCTTTTCCTGCATGCATATTTACTGCATAAAAATTAAGTGTGCTTTTAACAAGTGAATAGTGTTGTATTTTTTCTGTAGGTAAAACTGTGTTACAGTTTTTGACTTTGTTTGCAGAAACCAGTTTCTTCCATTGAAGTTTTGGGCATCTTCAAACTTACTTGATtagtttttcttgctttgctATAGTGTTTACTTTTACTCTTCACATAACCACACAGATACTGTAAATGGCCTTCATgtgcatttttgcatttttttaaatctgagtcCAATGAAACAGGAAACTCTGCACACTCAAAAAtaggcatttaaaatgtttttttattgttttgatggGCACTACAAAGTATATGGTCAATGCACATTCCTACAGACTTGAAAATTCATCTCACAGTCCTTCATGCCCTTAACCACTGATAGTCTACCTTCCGTCTAATCTCTAAACTAAGGGAAATATAGTCATTTCCCTACAGGAATGTACTGGGcatttataacaaaatatcatttcCCCATTAAAAACTAGCTTAAGGACAAAAATAATggagtcattattttaaatttataaatgatcTCATGAATATATccttagctttctttcttttttttttttttttttaatatagccaACCAAAACTAATGTGCCATGTCATACAGAATACCTTGCCTTCTCAGTATGAATTTAATTGGCTTTCATGCTGTTTAGATGCTTTgggattttattctttcattcattcagccacaTGATGTGCAAAGCATGGAGCCTGGCTCCACAGACCCTGGGAAGACTTGGGCCTGGCATTGCTACAAGAAGCTTAAGGAAGAGGACAAGCCCCTTCTCTACTACACATGGTGCTTAATAAGTGCTTATggaattaatatttgtatataaatgagCCCTATATAAATgccataataaaaatacaaaaaaatgctTTGAAGGTTCAGGTGAGAAAAATGAACTCTGGCTAGAGAGTCAGGGAAGAATGGTCCTTTGAGGACTTTGAGAGATGGAAAGAATTAAGGCAAACATATTAGAAGTAGCTTTCCGGTTAGTGGCAGGGGCAAAGCGAGGAGAAGTCTAGATCACAGCAAAGCAAGAAGCTTGGCAGGTGCCTATATCACATGCCAGGTTTTTTGGGAAGTAAAGTTAGTGTTAGCCTGAATGCTAAGCTAAAGATTTATAATTCCAAAGCAGTGAATGGTCAATGGAGGTTTCTGAactgggttgttgttttttttttttttttttttttttgtggtatgcgggcctccctctgctgcggcctctcccgttgcggagcacaggctccgagcgcaggcccagcagctccgcggcacgtgggatcctcccggaccggggcacgaacccggttcccctgcatcggcaggcggacgcgcaaccactgcgccaccagggaagcccctgaactggGGGTTTTGAGTGATGTATTCAAACTGGTATTTGAGGAAGATTAATCTGGCAGTGGCCTGAGAAGTGGAGGATAGGCTGGCAGTCATGAATGGTTAGAAAGCAAAGGTGGGGCTAGGATAACGGACCCTACTGAGAGACATTACACACATAGAATCAGCTGATGAGGCAGACACCAGCATGAGAGCTGAAGGAGGCAGAAGAATTACAAATGACCCCAGATACTAAAactgagatcttagctccccccaTGCTGCACCCTTGCCCCCCATTCCATCTTCCTCCTCCAGATCATCTAGAATAGAAACCTCTTAGAAGTAGGGAAGATGGAGATTTAAAGAACTTGAACTACCAGTCAGGCAGATAGATCTTTTCTCCtgaattttccttcttaaaatactgataggtttttttttttttaagttactgttTATGTAATGTTTTATTCTGAAACACCATTTCTTAGGGGCTCACAAATGGAGCTAGAGAATAGAGGTCCTTGCAGTATACGTATGTTATCCCAAGAGTGTATGTTTTCACACATAGCTTTCCTTGTTCTCTAAGATGATTTCACCATTGTAAGGTAAGCCGTGGAGTGATTCGTGATTTTTGacatgagaaaataaaggaatggatCTAGGCAGCTATTCAAGCTACCAAGGCACAAAGCTATGAGATAGATGAAGTATAAGCCATCGGCATTGTTGTAGTAGTAGTTTGCATGGTGAATAATGAGTAAGATGTTGCTTGGAGCAAAGCAAATGGTAAAAATCACAAGAATGAGGAGACTCGCCTTAACATACCACAACCACCTACGATCTTTTGCATTAAGCCTCCAAATGATGGCTGTGTAGCAGTAGATAATGACCAAAAATGGAATTAAGAATCCAAAGAACGCCAAGGAGATGAAGTAGTAGAGTTGGAAGGGAGACGAGGACTCGCATGTGTTGTGGACATCATGGCAGGTGGTGCTGTCCTGCTGGACAAGATAGTACTCCTGCTTCAGAATGAAAAATGGCAGCATATATAAGAAAACCGTTGTCCACACCAATCCACACATTAGCAAGGCATAGGTGCGCTTGGGCAGCCCCCGGTAAGTGAAAGGATGGACAATGGCCAGGTAGCGGTTGATACTGATGCAGGCGAGGAGTAGAATGGAACAGTACATGTTGCCATAGAATATGACTGTGGTGGCCCGGCACATGACCTCTCCAAATACCCAGTTGTTCCCGTTGAGATGGTATGCTATTCTAAAGGGCAGTGTAACGCAAAAAAGAAAGTCTGCAATGGCCAGGTTGGCGTAGAAGACATTCATACGGATGGATCTGGTCCTGAAGAAGAGCATCCACAGGGTCACCACATTGGCTGGCACACCTACTACAAACACCAGGATGTAGATGGCAGGTATCAGTCTGGTACTTAAAGAGCTGCTCAGGTACCTCATGGTAGCATTATTCACATGGAGatttgaaacactttcttcaggGCACTTAATTTTTACAGTTGTGGTGGTTCCTGTCCAGCCTTCTATGGCAGAAAGGGGAAACTCTTCAAAAGAATTCAGGGGAGCTCCACGGAAGGTCTTAATAGGTAAGGTCGGCTTTGCCAAGTTGTCTGCATCACATTCCATGCCTGTAATTGAAAAGAAGTATTAACATATGATTTGTTGCTAAGTCATACCTATGGTTCAGGAGACAATAAAACTAGATGTCTTATGCTAAATAATTTCTGTAATGATAGAATTTAGggtcacttttattttaaaaaatcattatagaTCAGGTAATCAACAGGAATTCATTTAATGTATATCATATGCCCCAGCAGCATGCTAACCCATGCAGGAACCCAAACTAGATGACAACTCCTTGTATGTAAGGAGTTTGTAATATTGATACTataagaggaaacaaaaatagcACATCAGACCATTATAGGCTAACGTCATATTATAAACCGTATAGACTGTACAGATTATAAACTCTTCAGACGAGAGTTAGTAGATTTAGATGTTTGAGCAAAATGTCAAGGAAAAGATGAACATGAGCAAAGATGAGGAAGGTTCATAAAGAGTTGGAATTTAATAGAAGAATAAGATTCTGGTAGGTGATGAATGGGCAAAAGCATTGTGTAGGC
The Physeter macrocephalus isolate SW-GA chromosome 8, ASM283717v5, whole genome shotgun sequence genome window above contains:
- the F2RL2 gene encoding proteinase-activated receptor 3 isoform X1: MIKMKAIIFVAVGALLLSPASCQSGMECDADNLAKPTLPIKTFRGAPLNSFEEFPLSAIEGWTGTTTTVKIKCPEESVSNLHVNNATMRYLSSSLSTRLIPAIYILVFVVGVPANVVTLWMLFFRTRSIRMNVFYANLAIADFLFCVTLPFRIAYHLNGNNWVFGEVMCRATTVIFYGNMYCSILLLACISINRYLAIVHPFTYRGLPKRTYALLMCGLVWTTVFLYMLPFFILKQEYYLVQQDSTTCHDVHNTCESSSPFQLYYFISLAFFGFLIPFLVIIYCYTAIIWRLNAKDRRWLWYVKASLLILVIFTICFAPSNILLIIHHANYYYNNADGLYFIYLIALCLGSLNSCLDPFLYFLMSKITNHSTAYLTMVKSS
- the F2RL2 gene encoding proteinase-activated receptor 3 isoform X2, translating into MIKMKAIIFVAVGALLLSPASCQSGMECDADNLAKPTLPIKTFRGAPLNSFEEFPLSAIEGWTGTTTTVKIKCPEESVSNLHVNNATMRYLSSSLSTRLIPAIYILVFVVGVPANVVTLWMLFFRTRSIRMNVFYANLAIADFLFCVTLPFRIAYHLNGNNWVFGEVMCRATTVIFYGNMYCSILLLACISINRYLAIVHPFTYRGLPKRTYALLMCGLVWTTVFLYMLPFFILKQEYYLVQQDSTTCHDVHNTCESSSPFQLYYFISLAFFGFLIPFLVIIYCYTAIIWRLNAKDRRWLWYVKEGCPTERRHSMDPSKSSECPGEVLWNSVFT